A genomic segment from Fuerstiella sp. encodes:
- a CDS encoding M81 family metallopeptidase has product MIQRILIAELKQETATFNPVPTLYDDFRIVVGDAMLSDYHGTQTEVAGAMDVFTEEGDIRIVPGMAALAVSGGPIPAADLDRLIDELSESVRRAGSVDAVCLCFHGAMAGDTEGDPEGRALTEIREIVGNIPLVISLDLHAVLTDRLIDYADVLIPYHTYPHTDHYETGRRAARILLGLLNGTAKPSVARVRLPMLVRGDELLTATGRFGEAIRMCQSVESSERGLAAGVIIGNAFTDVPALQSNVIVTTNDDPDLARHEAERIGRLMWDSRELFQANLVPLEESIRLAEQTDGLVVFSDAADATSSGASGDSNAILCGLLKTGFTKQALLAIVDVPAVAVAFDAGPGAVIDVSLGGTRDPERFDPVQITARVVNLYNGEFTYEDGTEAHAGRVCVLTVGTISILVTERPVFLFGLTVFTSHDLHPQEFDLVAVKSPNGFRTWYESISSLIVPVDVPGSTSANLKSLPFENCVRPIFPLDEDVPSPFQ; this is encoded by the coding sequence ATGATACAGCGGATTTTGATTGCGGAACTCAAACAGGAAACGGCCACGTTTAATCCGGTTCCGACGCTCTATGATGATTTTCGAATCGTCGTCGGCGATGCCATGCTGTCGGACTATCACGGGACACAGACCGAAGTTGCCGGAGCGATGGACGTTTTTACCGAGGAAGGGGATATCCGTATCGTTCCGGGGATGGCGGCTTTAGCGGTCTCCGGCGGACCGATCCCTGCAGCGGACCTCGACAGGCTGATCGATGAATTGTCTGAATCGGTCCGCCGGGCCGGTTCCGTCGATGCGGTGTGCCTCTGCTTTCACGGCGCGATGGCCGGTGACACGGAGGGGGATCCGGAAGGCCGGGCACTCACTGAGATTCGAGAAATTGTCGGCAACATCCCGCTCGTCATTTCACTGGACCTGCACGCCGTACTTACCGATCGACTCATCGACTATGCCGATGTTCTGATTCCGTACCACACATACCCGCACACCGATCACTACGAAACCGGCCGGCGTGCAGCTCGAATTCTGCTTGGACTTTTGAACGGAACCGCCAAACCGTCCGTTGCCCGTGTCCGGCTTCCCATGCTGGTTCGCGGTGACGAACTTCTGACTGCAACCGGGCGATTCGGTGAAGCCATTCGTATGTGTCAGTCCGTTGAGTCGTCTGAACGGGGGCTGGCTGCCGGCGTGATTATTGGCAATGCTTTCACCGATGTTCCTGCGCTGCAGTCGAACGTGATCGTGACCACAAACGATGATCCGGATCTTGCCCGGCATGAAGCGGAACGAATCGGGCGATTGATGTGGGACAGTCGTGAACTGTTCCAGGCAAACCTGGTGCCCCTCGAGGAATCCATTCGTCTGGCGGAGCAAACGGATGGCCTGGTGGTGTTTTCTGATGCGGCTGATGCAACGTCCAGCGGAGCCTCCGGTGACAGCAACGCCATTCTTTGTGGATTGTTGAAAACCGGATTCACGAAACAGGCGCTACTGGCGATCGTGGACGTACCGGCCGTAGCGGTAGCGTTTGATGCGGGGCCCGGAGCAGTGATTGACGTTTCTCTTGGTGGAACCCGTGATCCGGAACGGTTTGATCCTGTTCAGATTACTGCACGGGTTGTGAATCTGTACAATGGTGAATTCACTTACGAAGACGGGACGGAGGCTCACGCGGGCAGAGTGTGTGTGTTGACTGTCGGGACAATCAGTATTTTGGTTACTGAACGTCCCGTTTTTCTTTTCGGACTGACTGTATTCACCTCTCATGACCTTCATCCTCAGGAATTCGACCTCGTTGCTGTGAAGTCACCAAACGGATTCCGGACGTGGTACGAATCGATTTCAAGTTTGATTGTTCCGGTGGACGTTCCCGGGTCGACAAGTGCAAATCTGAAGTCCCTGCCCTTCGAAAACTGTGTTCGACCAATCTTTCCACTCGATGAAGACGTTCCTTCGCCATTCCAGTGA
- a CDS encoding aminotransferase class V-fold PLP-dependent enzyme: MINSCGKVTHLAGAKVHPDVIEAAAESMKHFFILDELQGAAGQVISRATGAEWGCVTACTSAGITLGVAASMTGISLPRVLQLPDTSGMSRRVLIQKGHCVNYGHPITQSIRLSGAVPIELGSIGSCTPDEIRYELERGDVAAIVHVESHHTVQYGWVKLPQVVSLAHEFNVPVIVDAAAQDLRLQQLVGCGSDLVLTSAHKFLSSTTGGIVAGRRGLVNAVYLQNKGIGRPMKAGKEAIIGAMAALEHRIQEDIPAWSADQDRKVQMILDRLADIPGLTLNVDPDPGGSPFSRVRLTPDPNITGCSAAAFRDVLAAGDPAIVLRAHHVDEGYVNIDAIEMTHEEIEYVCAEIRRTLSNDK; encoded by the coding sequence GTGATCAACTCGTGCGGAAAGGTGACGCACCTCGCCGGAGCAAAGGTTCATCCCGATGTGATTGAAGCGGCAGCCGAATCTATGAAGCATTTTTTCATCCTGGATGAGCTGCAGGGTGCCGCAGGACAGGTCATCTCGCGGGCGACCGGAGCCGAATGGGGATGTGTCACGGCCTGTACGTCCGCAGGCATCACACTTGGCGTTGCCGCATCCATGACAGGTATCAGTCTGCCCAGAGTCCTTCAGCTTCCCGATACTTCCGGAATGTCCCGCAGGGTCCTCATTCAAAAGGGACACTGTGTCAACTACGGTCATCCGATTACTCAGTCAATCCGACTGTCTGGCGCCGTTCCGATTGAACTGGGATCCATCGGCAGCTGCACGCCGGACGAGATTCGATATGAACTGGAGCGAGGAGACGTCGCTGCAATTGTTCATGTCGAATCGCACCACACCGTGCAGTACGGCTGGGTGAAACTTCCACAGGTTGTGTCGCTTGCGCATGAATTCAATGTCCCTGTGATTGTTGACGCTGCCGCACAGGATTTGCGGCTGCAACAGCTGGTCGGCTGTGGTTCTGATTTGGTACTGACCAGTGCCCACAAGTTCCTGTCATCGACAACCGGCGGTATTGTGGCCGGTCGACGAGGACTGGTTAACGCTGTTTATCTGCAAAATAAGGGAATCGGGCGGCCGATGAAGGCCGGAAAAGAGGCAATCATCGGTGCAATGGCGGCACTCGAACATCGCATACAGGAGGACATTCCGGCGTGGTCTGCAGATCAGGACCGAAAAGTCCAAATGATTCTCGATCGGCTGGCCGATATTCCTGGACTGACGCTGAATGTCGACCCGGATCCCGGTGGTTCGCCATTCTCACGGGTGCGACTCACTCCCGATCCGAACATTACCGGCTGCAGCGCGGCCGCGTTTCGAGATGTGCTGGCTGCAGGAGATCCAGCCATCGTTTTGCGTGCTCATCATGTTGACGAAGGCTATGTTAACATCGACGCCATTGAAATGACGCACGAAGAAATCGAATACGTGTGTGCCGAAATCAGGCGGACGCTGTCGAATGACAAATGA
- a CDS encoding DUF1549 domain-containing protein produces MGKQPSHLMLIVLGQIALLAVPVSADTTLIGVDVDPSSVSLRGPVARYTLLVTGKSESGSLLDLSGEAVFRSESPEIVSIDQHGVVRPVADGGGTVVVEVAGRTLSVPVIVQDSHSPREFSFVNDIMPLLDKKGCNGAGCHGKAEGQAGFKLSVFNSDPQADYDAIVKEGRGRRIFTGSVERSLLLLKVSGGQPHGGGLRMEPLSPEYKTLRDWIAAGVPYGSDARSRVERITVTPGTRILSGNARQQLRVMAYYTDGRTRDVTRLAQYESNNPGLASVSATGLVTTKDRPGQVALRAGFMNHFDMFQALIPRSDTISNWPELARHNFIDGHVYEKLRALNILPSGFADDAEYLRRVYLDVIGTLPDADEIRRFLNDPRQDRRSRIVDELLERSEYADYWALKWSDVLRVEREALGHQRAYAYYKWIRDSFAVNKPYDEFVRELITVEGVLTDVPQGHFYGVEGEPGKIASRVSQTFLGLRIACAQCHHHPADIWSQTDYWGMQSFFTQVKTRDTPRGTVIFAEGNPETKHPRTGDVVHPYPLGTEMPASAPDTDRRQVLVHWMTSPDNAWFARNIANRMWAHFMGRGLIEPVDDLRATNPASNPELLDALSEHLVVNNYDLRELIRTITASRVYQLTAEPNETNRLDEQNYSHANLRPLEAEVLLDAVCKATGVDERFQGAPPGARAIQLWDSGVSHYFLKLFGRPVRKSACVCERVSEPNVAQALHVMNSPAIHQKLKHEGGTVARLNAMFPEDSELVEELYLAFFSRSPFDHERENGVAYLSSRSDRRRAAEDLAWSMMCSIEFIFRH; encoded by the coding sequence ATGGGAAAACAGCCAAGTCATCTTATGCTGATCGTCCTGGGACAGATCGCTCTTCTGGCTGTTCCGGTTTCGGCAGACACGACGCTGATTGGAGTCGATGTTGATCCGTCATCAGTGTCGCTGCGCGGACCGGTTGCGAGATATACACTTCTGGTTACCGGCAAATCAGAATCCGGAAGTCTTCTGGACCTAAGTGGCGAGGCCGTGTTTCGAAGCGAATCCCCCGAAATTGTTTCAATCGACCAGCACGGAGTTGTGCGTCCGGTTGCTGACGGTGGCGGAACGGTTGTGGTGGAAGTTGCCGGACGGACGTTGTCCGTACCGGTTATTGTTCAGGACTCACATTCACCTCGGGAATTCAGTTTCGTCAATGACATCATGCCGCTTCTGGACAAGAAAGGCTGCAACGGTGCCGGATGTCATGGCAAAGCTGAAGGACAGGCCGGTTTTAAACTGTCCGTGTTTAATTCGGATCCACAGGCTGATTACGACGCTATTGTGAAGGAGGGGCGCGGCCGGCGGATTTTTACCGGGTCTGTTGAGCGAAGTTTACTGTTGCTGAAGGTTTCCGGAGGACAGCCACATGGTGGTGGACTCCGAATGGAACCATTGTCTCCGGAATACAAAACGTTGAGGGACTGGATTGCGGCCGGCGTGCCTTACGGGAGTGATGCCAGGTCGCGTGTGGAACGGATTACTGTTACGCCAGGAACACGAATCCTGTCCGGGAATGCGCGACAGCAGTTACGTGTGATGGCCTATTACACTGACGGTCGTACACGGGATGTTACCCGTCTGGCTCAGTACGAATCCAACAATCCGGGTCTGGCGTCCGTGTCCGCAACCGGACTGGTGACTACCAAAGATCGACCCGGACAGGTGGCATTGCGGGCCGGATTCATGAATCATTTTGATATGTTTCAGGCGCTGATTCCACGTTCCGACACGATCAGCAACTGGCCGGAACTGGCTCGGCACAATTTTATTGACGGTCACGTCTATGAGAAACTGCGTGCCCTGAACATTCTGCCATCCGGTTTTGCAGATGACGCCGAATATCTTCGGCGAGTTTATCTGGACGTGATTGGTACGCTGCCCGATGCAGATGAGATACGTCGTTTTCTGAATGACCCTCGTCAGGATCGTCGGAGCCGAATTGTCGATGAATTGCTGGAACGTTCGGAATACGCTGACTACTGGGCCCTGAAATGGTCAGATGTGCTTCGTGTGGAAAGAGAAGCACTGGGTCATCAACGAGCTTACGCTTACTACAAGTGGATTCGCGACTCCTTTGCCGTTAACAAGCCCTATGACGAATTTGTGAGGGAATTGATCACCGTCGAAGGGGTGCTCACCGACGTTCCGCAGGGCCATTTTTACGGAGTGGAAGGCGAACCCGGAAAAATCGCCAGCCGAGTGTCACAGACGTTTCTCGGGTTACGCATTGCCTGTGCTCAGTGCCATCATCATCCGGCTGACATCTGGAGCCAAACCGATTACTGGGGAATGCAGTCGTTTTTTACTCAGGTGAAAACCAGGGATACTCCGCGAGGAACCGTTATTTTTGCTGAGGGAAATCCTGAAACGAAACATCCTCGTACCGGTGATGTTGTTCATCCCTATCCACTTGGAACGGAGATGCCGGCATCGGCACCCGACACCGACCGCCGTCAGGTGCTGGTTCACTGGATGACGAGTCCCGATAACGCGTGGTTTGCCAGAAACATTGCAAATCGGATGTGGGCTCATTTCATGGGGCGCGGGTTGATTGAGCCGGTTGACGACCTGCGAGCAACCAATCCGGCATCCAATCCCGAACTGCTCGATGCTTTGTCAGAGCACCTGGTAGTAAATAATTACGATTTGCGAGAGCTGATTCGAACCATCACTGCTTCACGAGTGTACCAGCTGACCGCTGAGCCTAATGAGACAAATCGGCTCGACGAACAAAACTACTCACACGCAAATCTTCGGCCGCTCGAAGCGGAAGTTCTGCTGGATGCCGTCTGCAAGGCCACCGGTGTTGACGAAAGATTTCAAGGGGCTCCGCCAGGGGCCCGGGCGATTCAGTTGTGGGACAGCGGAGTGTCTCACTACTTTTTAAAGTTATTCGGACGCCCTGTACGTAAATCGGCCTGTGTTTGTGAACGAGTTTCAGAGCCCAATGTGGCCCAGGCGCTGCATGTGATGAATTCTCCTGCAATTCATCAGAAGCTGAAACACGAAGGTGGAACTGTGGCGCGGCTGAATGCCATGTTTCCCGAGGATTCTGAACTGGTTGAAGAGCTGTACTTAGCCTTTTTTAGCCGAAGTCCGTTCGATCATGAACGTGAAAACGGTGTTGCATATCTAAGCAGCAGGTCGGATCGCAGGCGAGCCGCCGAGGATCTTGCCTGGAGTATGATGTGCTCGATAGAATTCATATTCCGACACTGA
- a CDS encoding amidohydrolase/deacetylase family metallohydrolase codes for MEHQYDILIRDGRVIDPSQDLDRICTVAIANRRIAAIDQQIDVEKGHTVIDARGLIVTPGLIDLHVHVYTHSPIGLDPDSLCPSGGVTTMLDAGSAGSYNFGPFRRDIIDRAQTQILSLVNLSCIGLAAPNLGELRDRRYADLHGVVETIREHSDVAVGVKIRASSHIIGTGQQGWDNLNDAIGAAREAGVWLMVHIGECPMSLPELSNALAPGDCITHCFKAGSTRVTDDDGRIWDDVRSAAERGVIFDVGHGAGSFNWEVVEAAIEQGFLPTTISTDLHTMNIHGPVYDMPTTMSKFLMLGVPLETVIEMSTTRPAAILKRDDEIGTLRVGSIADVAVLEKHEGRYRFIDSYRRERIGHDLLTAAATIRRGEIVPGGGGTRMRHFADSGN; via the coding sequence TTGGAACATCAATACGACATCCTGATCAGAGACGGACGTGTTATCGATCCGTCGCAGGATCTGGACCGCATTTGTACGGTTGCGATTGCCAACCGCCGGATTGCCGCGATCGATCAGCAAATTGATGTGGAAAAAGGGCACACCGTGATCGACGCTCGGGGATTGATCGTTACTCCGGGGCTGATCGATCTGCATGTGCACGTGTACACTCATTCGCCGATTGGTTTGGATCCGGATTCACTTTGTCCGTCCGGCGGCGTCACAACCATGCTGGATGCCGGATCGGCAGGTTCTTACAACTTCGGTCCGTTTCGACGTGATATCATCGATCGCGCACAAACACAGATTCTGAGTCTCGTCAATCTGTCGTGTATCGGACTGGCGGCACCCAATCTGGGTGAGCTGCGTGACCGGCGATACGCCGATCTGCATGGGGTTGTGGAGACAATTCGTGAACATTCCGATGTCGCAGTCGGTGTCAAGATTCGTGCCAGCAGTCACATCATTGGGACCGGGCAACAGGGGTGGGACAATCTGAACGATGCCATCGGAGCAGCACGCGAAGCCGGAGTCTGGCTGATGGTACATATCGGAGAATGTCCCATGTCGCTGCCGGAACTTTCGAATGCTCTTGCTCCTGGCGATTGTATTACTCACTGCTTCAAAGCCGGCAGTACGCGGGTGACTGATGACGACGGTCGAATTTGGGACGACGTGCGGTCTGCGGCTGAACGTGGAGTGATCTTTGATGTGGGGCATGGTGCGGGCAGCTTTAACTGGGAGGTTGTTGAGGCAGCAATCGAACAGGGATTTCTGCCGACAACAATCAGTACCGATCTGCACACGATGAATATTCACGGTCCGGTGTACGATATGCCGACCACAATGAGTAAATTTCTGATGCTGGGCGTACCACTGGAAACGGTGATCGAAATGTCCACAACCCGACCGGCTGCAATTTTGAAACGAGATGACGAGATCGGTACTTTGCGAGTTGGCAGCATCGCCGATGTTGCGGTGCTGGAAAAACACGAAGGCCGATATCGATTTATCGATAGTTATCGCCGGGAACGAATCGGTCACGACCTTCTGACGGCGGCTGCGACGATTCGACGTGGCGAGATTGTACCGGGCGGAGGAGGAACAAGGATGCGGCATTTTGCAGATAGCGGAAATTGA
- a CDS encoding sulfite exporter TauE/SafE family protein, producing MTTEFVLVTSILMCACFVRGALGFGEALVAMPLLAFLIPTTTAAPLVALCGTLTAIIILCYDWRHVALRPATLLTVFGLLAVPFGVALLKAGDERLVKGVLALVVTVFSVWSLWNPQRFKLRSDLFAPIFGFCAGFLGGAYNTAGPPLVIFGMLRHWSPQQFRATLQSYCLIAGLWVIVCHRMSGLLTDGIVNQFLISIPLIVVSTLVGLRVTSRIPAERFIRIVLCTLIVVGFSLGLSCWNDRELVQKPPAVMNVKGIGVQ from the coding sequence TTGACGACCGAATTCGTCCTTGTGACATCGATCCTCATGTGTGCCTGTTTCGTTCGCGGCGCGCTTGGTTTTGGCGAAGCTCTGGTGGCGATGCCACTCCTGGCATTTTTGATCCCCACCACCACCGCCGCACCGCTTGTCGCGCTGTGCGGGACACTGACTGCAATTATTATTCTTTGTTACGACTGGCGGCACGTTGCGTTGCGTCCGGCAACACTCCTGACGGTGTTCGGACTGCTGGCCGTCCCGTTTGGTGTCGCACTGCTGAAGGCGGGAGATGAACGACTTGTCAAGGGGGTACTTGCGCTGGTCGTTACGGTTTTTTCTGTTTGGTCGTTGTGGAATCCTCAACGATTTAAGTTACGCAGTGATCTTTTTGCTCCGATATTCGGTTTCTGTGCCGGATTCCTTGGGGGAGCCTACAATACCGCCGGGCCGCCACTGGTGATCTTCGGAATGCTGCGTCACTGGTCTCCGCAGCAGTTTCGCGCGACACTGCAGTCGTATTGTCTGATTGCCGGTTTGTGGGTGATCGTTTGCCACAGGATGTCGGGTTTATTAACAGATGGGATCGTCAACCAGTTTTTGATCAGTATTCCTCTGATTGTTGTGTCGACGCTTGTTGGATTGCGGGTGACCAGCCGTATACCAGCGGAACGTTTTATTCGCATCGTGCTTTGTACCTTGATTGTCGTCGGTTTCTCGCTGGGATTGTCGTGCTGGAACGACAGGGAGTTGGTGCAAAAACCGCCTGCGGTCATGAACGTGAAGGGTATTGGAGTCCAATGA
- a CDS encoding MFS transporter: MTNEHAHFEKPTHVRWIVFTLCCGTSWLLYLHRYVFSLIKVELHTEFGLGEAQLGILDSGFSLFYFVCQVPMGIAVDVWGAWAALTMMIVVWSVGLGLHTWAPTVNHLWYGRATLGIGQSGVFAALSRISKSWFPSSARTTMQGWVGVFFGRMGGLCANLLIGSLVLGVFGVPWRTAVFGLTIVGLVHAVVFAMLFRNTPNQHRRVNKSERELIRQGDPTEKTQERLGMRKLFSRMTPRSIGNLL; the protein is encoded by the coding sequence ATGACAAATGAACACGCGCATTTTGAAAAGCCGACACATGTTCGCTGGATCGTCTTCACGCTGTGCTGCGGCACATCGTGGTTGCTTTATCTACATCGTTATGTTTTCAGTTTAATTAAAGTCGAACTCCACACGGAGTTTGGACTCGGCGAAGCACAACTTGGCATTCTCGACAGCGGATTTTCACTGTTTTACTTCGTCTGCCAGGTCCCCATGGGCATCGCCGTCGACGTATGGGGTGCCTGGGCAGCACTGACGATGATGATTGTGGTCTGGAGTGTCGGCCTGGGCCTCCATACGTGGGCTCCGACTGTAAATCATCTTTGGTACGGTCGTGCAACTCTGGGAATCGGACAGTCCGGAGTCTTTGCCGCACTGAGTCGTATTTCGAAAAGCTGGTTCCCGTCATCAGCGCGAACGACGATGCAGGGATGGGTAGGCGTGTTTTTCGGTCGTATGGGAGGTCTGTGCGCCAATCTGCTAATTGGTTCACTTGTGCTCGGTGTGTTTGGAGTTCCCTGGCGAACGGCGGTGTTTGGTCTGACGATAGTGGGACTTGTCCACGCCGTCGTTTTTGCGATGCTCTTCCGCAATACACCGAACCAACATCGTCGCGTGAACAAATCAGAACGTGAACTGATTCGTCAGGGGGATCCCACGGAGAAAACACAAGAACGCCTGGGAATGCGAAAGTTGTTCAGCCGGATGACACCGCGCTCAATTGGCAACCTGTTGA
- a CDS encoding mandelate racemase/muconate lactonizing enzyme family protein, with protein sequence MKITDVEPIHLRVPVVEEIPDGTLDVLVVLIHTDAGITGIGEVTSQSYVCKACFEAPRSAARRHGLTSILVGEDPLDVERLWEKMYYETNRYGRRGAAIHAISGADIALWDIRGRSEGRPVHELLGGSHRSSVRAYASVLFGDTPDDTARLAQEFVDMGLTAAKFGWGPFGKDAETDVAHVQAARDVLGDERDLMVDAGHAWDADTARQRAELLAPFNIGWLEEPLSQDDRRGYGKLCPQSPVPIAAGEGDVTHWDFEDLIQRGVHVVQPDVAFCGGLTVCRRVSDLCAQYDRRAVPHCFSTGINLTASLHWMASVPNGDLVEYCLRPSPLMRKLVKNLPPLVDGRVPVPNGPGLGIELDDAVIREFRVA encoded by the coding sequence ATGAAGATTACTGACGTTGAACCCATTCATCTGCGGGTCCCCGTTGTCGAAGAGATTCCCGACGGAACCCTGGATGTTCTCGTGGTACTGATTCACACGGACGCCGGTATCACCGGCATCGGTGAAGTCACGAGTCAGTCTTATGTTTGCAAAGCCTGCTTCGAGGCTCCGCGATCTGCGGCGCGTCGACACGGTTTGACATCCATTCTGGTCGGTGAAGATCCACTGGATGTAGAACGTCTGTGGGAGAAAATGTACTACGAAACAAATCGCTACGGGCGCCGAGGTGCAGCCATTCACGCGATCAGTGGTGCGGACATTGCACTGTGGGATATCCGAGGGCGGTCTGAGGGCAGACCTGTTCATGAATTATTGGGTGGGTCACACCGGTCATCCGTGCGTGCCTACGCCAGTGTGCTGTTCGGTGATACACCGGACGACACTGCCAGGTTGGCACAGGAATTTGTTGATATGGGGCTGACCGCAGCCAAATTCGGCTGGGGACCATTTGGAAAAGATGCCGAAACAGATGTCGCCCATGTACAGGCTGCACGAGATGTTTTGGGTGATGAACGTGATCTGATGGTTGATGCAGGACACGCCTGGGACGCTGACACCGCCCGACAACGAGCAGAACTGCTGGCCCCGTTCAACATCGGCTGGCTGGAAGAACCATTGTCGCAGGATGACCGTCGCGGCTATGGGAAACTGTGTCCTCAGTCTCCGGTCCCCATTGCCGCCGGGGAAGGCGATGTCACTCACTGGGACTTTGAAGATCTGATCCAACGTGGAGTGCACGTTGTCCAGCCGGATGTTGCCTTTTGTGGTGGGTTGACTGTTTGTCGTCGGGTTTCCGATTTGTGTGCCCAATACGACCGCAGAGCCGTACCGCACTGCTTCAGCACAGGAATCAATCTGACCGCGTCACTGCACTGGATGGCATCTGTTCCGAACGGCGACCTTGTCGAATATTGCCTGCGTCCGTCACCACTCATGCGAAAACTGGTGAAAAACCTGCCACCACTGGTCGATGGCCGAGTCCCGGTACCGAACGGGCCAGGACTGGGGATCGAACTTGATGATGCTGTGATCAGGGAATTTCGGGTTGCATAA
- a CDS encoding aldolase/citrate lyase family protein, protein MTGNEVRSKLRAGERVYSTCVVAASPFWPKTLAAAGTDFVFIDSEHTPVDRETLAWTCRGYTAAGVPPVVRVPSPDPYEAAKVLDGGACGFIAPYVETAEQARRITEVARYRPLKGDRVERAALDETSLEPELREYLKARNADTILIANIESVPAINNLKEILTAGDLDSVLIGPHDLSCSLGIPEQYDHPRFDEAVREIFKVAREHNVGAGIHYWLDIEMEIEWARAGANLIMHSSDLAIVGQNLRSDLAQLRSELGDAVDDGGDEAGEII, encoded by the coding sequence ATGACTGGAAACGAGGTTCGTTCAAAGCTCCGCGCAGGAGAACGTGTTTACTCCACGTGCGTTGTGGCGGCATCGCCGTTTTGGCCGAAGACACTGGCGGCGGCAGGTACCGATTTTGTCTTTATTGATTCGGAGCATACGCCGGTAGATCGGGAAACCCTCGCCTGGACGTGTCGGGGTTATACGGCTGCCGGGGTCCCGCCAGTGGTGCGTGTGCCCAGTCCTGATCCTTATGAAGCCGCCAAGGTTCTGGACGGTGGTGCCTGCGGATTCATTGCGCCCTACGTGGAGACAGCCGAACAGGCACGACGCATCACTGAGGTTGCTCGTTATCGTCCGCTCAAGGGCGATCGTGTGGAACGCGCCGCGCTGGATGAAACGTCTCTGGAGCCCGAGCTTCGTGAGTATCTGAAAGCACGAAACGCTGACACGATCCTGATTGCAAATATTGAAAGTGTTCCAGCAATCAACAATCTGAAAGAGATTCTGACGGCAGGTGATCTGGACAGCGTGCTGATCGGACCGCACGACCTTTCATGCAGCCTGGGAATTCCCGAGCAGTACGATCATCCGCGATTTGACGAAGCCGTCCGGGAGATCTTCAAGGTCGCACGCGAGCACAACGTAGGTGCAGGCATCCACTACTGGCTGGATATTGAAATGGAGATTGAGTGGGCTCGGGCCGGCGCGAACCTGATCATGCACAGTTCTGATCTTGCAATCGTCGGGCAAAACCTCAGGAGTGACCTGGCGCAATTGCGCAGCGAATTGGGCGATGCTGTTGATGACGGCGGGGACGAGGCTGGGGAAATTATCTGA